A stretch of the Myxococcus guangdongensis genome encodes the following:
- a CDS encoding bpX5 domain-containing protein, with protein sequence MSRQIEGALPVRWGPRAQPLEPLAVVGVGDVAHALARRVLLEDDARLSSWSGVSGRGVLVLLGAAESLPWVDGVTYLGREVSAPSLLLPCALAPEVLVSVLERALLSRVEVGGTPLAVLPSGPWLLSVASARPVHRATLAAWLADEEGGAS encoded by the coding sequence ATGAGTCGTCAGATTGAGGGCGCCCTGCCGGTGCGGTGGGGCCCTCGCGCGCAGCCGCTGGAGCCGCTGGCCGTGGTGGGCGTGGGGGACGTGGCCCATGCGCTCGCCCGGCGTGTGCTCCTGGAAGATGACGCGCGGCTCTCCTCGTGGAGTGGTGTCTCGGGGCGGGGCGTGCTCGTGCTGCTGGGCGCCGCCGAGTCCCTGCCTTGGGTGGATGGCGTCACGTACCTGGGGCGCGAGGTCTCCGCGCCCTCGCTGCTGTTGCCGTGTGCGCTGGCTCCCGAGGTGCTGGTGTCCGTGCTGGAGCGCGCGCTGCTCTCGCGCGTGGAGGTCGGGGGAACGCCGTTGGCCGTGTTGCCATCGGGGCCGTGGTTGCTGTCGGTCGCGTCGGCCCGGCCCGTGCACCGCGCCACGCTCGCCGCCTGGCTCGCGGATGAGGAGGGCGGGGCTTCATGA
- a CDS encoding bpX6 domain-containing protein — MRTRPSTSPRQHLHRGTVSAVAFWFDPVLLSEDEARRRVMSLWAPGACVLWVAEGYLLRLPVSRRCDAGTSPGLALTLERGVLVSAPLSSAEWERVEARPGSLVLVRGGQAWVYPVTGALPVDVSSWLDVSAWTVVPTRGLGAPPAPVVSAVEPKAPLTRAFFGSAVPELSTEAKEVLARMQGRVVEAPVVVKPLGWRERLRAALGRGGATARGGLLSRLRAALGPGDAARPDGLSRRREGDGSASGAGTRPGVLSRLRAAFGRGKDSGSGEGTGPGMLSRLRAAFGRGEDSRSGEGTGPGMLSRLRAAFGRGAASEGSRPGGLSRLRALFGRGEGARPGSTSSAPAAGREASTGWWSRLRAAFGAGAGGAEARDPSALARASGESTGSWLGRFAAWLGRGVTSSEGSHRDALSTSRNPSWLGRWLSSLFSSVEDAQPSGTSTGARAEAPGPPPTPPGPGLLSRLSRWLTHQSPLSHLLLRRKADYLRRLFEMFEDGDLQSALRHAVPLGAGAPDANTREALGLPGPREKLTLQLGPRGPATTFAGGEDLYEALRQRYRAAFQRFEREGRIDEAVFVLSELLGAHAEAVAFLEKHGRFQLAAELAEGRALDPTIVVRQWFLAKDPQRAVAIARRSGCFAHVVVRLERTHPEEARALRLLWAQERADAGHWAMAVHVIWPVVEQRELAREWLERGVEVGGGIGAHLLARWACALPDGLSSTHARVAALLDDETPQGAQERLTFAEALSQESVSAARATLLQPTVRALLKDRAAGRAHVTVELLERLLKELLDGALRADLPTLPTQRLAAWGSDPSLPPVVASASLADAGPHLIHDAVVLSGGRVLLALGEAGAVLLNPEGRRLAHLDVPAFSLVASLHADRVLALAPRGELHRVSRVDVMSRKATHWCDLAMESWAPTYDGGSWFVVSGHTVMMLDAQAPDARALWRVAEVPGTVRSLAVDDSWLSFTTSHLERWTYELHNGPTLRARGPLVSGQAEQVLGLRSCALTPDGEARAAVLRVDDGGPLFRRVDWLWLPPTIPRQATPWVSDAELGEPVHQVLTPTWRAEVVRCLEGWDARLLDARGVLRARLTLTFEGDTPPRVRLGHSTLLVYDVHGRVLCLDLVHGTVRHVIAT, encoded by the coding sequence ATGCGGACGCGTCCTTCGACCTCGCCACGTCAGCACCTGCATCGGGGCACGGTGAGCGCCGTGGCGTTCTGGTTCGACCCGGTGCTGCTCTCGGAGGACGAGGCGCGTCGGCGGGTGATGTCGCTGTGGGCGCCGGGGGCTTGCGTGCTGTGGGTGGCGGAGGGGTATCTGCTGCGCCTGCCCGTCTCGCGTCGCTGTGATGCGGGGACGAGCCCGGGCCTCGCGCTCACGCTGGAGCGGGGGGTGCTCGTCTCGGCGCCTCTGTCGTCCGCGGAGTGGGAGCGGGTGGAGGCGCGGCCGGGCTCGCTCGTGCTCGTGCGGGGCGGACAGGCCTGGGTGTATCCGGTGACGGGCGCGCTGCCGGTGGACGTGTCCTCGTGGCTCGATGTGTCGGCGTGGACCGTGGTGCCCACGCGGGGCCTGGGGGCGCCACCTGCTCCCGTGGTGTCCGCGGTGGAGCCGAAGGCGCCGCTCACGCGGGCCTTCTTCGGCTCCGCGGTCCCTGAGTTGTCGACGGAGGCGAAGGAGGTCCTGGCGCGCATGCAGGGGCGCGTGGTGGAGGCTCCTGTGGTCGTGAAGCCTCTGGGCTGGCGGGAGCGGCTGCGCGCGGCCCTCGGGCGGGGTGGTGCGACGGCGCGCGGTGGCTTGCTGTCGCGGCTGCGCGCGGCCCTCGGGCCCGGAGATGCGGCGCGGCCTGATGGGTTGTCGCGGCGGCGTGAGGGGGATGGCTCGGCGTCTGGTGCGGGAACGCGTCCGGGTGTGCTGTCGCGACTGCGCGCCGCGTTCGGTCGAGGCAAGGACTCCGGCTCCGGTGAAGGGACGGGTCCCGGCATGCTGTCGCGACTGCGCGCCGCGTTCGGTCGAGGCGAGGACTCCCGCTCCGGTGAAGGGACGGGTCCCGGCATGCTGTCGCGACTGCGCGCCGCGTTCGGTCGAGGCGCTGCTTCCGAGGGTTCTCGGCCGGGTGGGTTGTCGCGTCTGCGCGCGCTCTTCGGTCGAGGAGAGGGCGCTCGTCCCGGTTCGACGTCGAGCGCACCCGCCGCTGGGCGCGAGGCCTCGACGGGGTGGTGGAGTCGGCTGCGCGCCGCCTTCGGCGCAGGTGCGGGTGGCGCGGAGGCACGTGACCCATCGGCGTTGGCTCGGGCCTCCGGTGAGAGCACGGGAAGCTGGCTCGGCCGGTTCGCCGCGTGGCTCGGGCGCGGTGTCACCTCGAGCGAGGGCTCGCACCGTGATGCTCTGTCCACCTCCAGGAATCCATCCTGGTTGGGTCGATGGTTGTCATCCCTGTTCTCCTCGGTCGAGGACGCGCAGCCCTCGGGGACCAGCACCGGCGCTCGCGCCGAGGCTCCCGGTCCGCCTCCCACGCCTCCGGGCCCGGGCCTGCTCTCGCGCCTGTCCCGATGGCTCACCCACCAGTCGCCGCTGAGCCACCTGCTCCTGCGTCGCAAGGCGGATTACCTGCGCCGCCTGTTCGAGATGTTCGAGGACGGAGACCTGCAATCGGCCCTGCGCCATGCCGTGCCGCTGGGCGCGGGTGCTCCCGACGCGAACACCCGCGAGGCGCTCGGACTGCCGGGCCCTCGCGAGAAGCTCACGCTGCAACTCGGACCCCGAGGTCCCGCCACCACCTTCGCGGGCGGCGAAGACCTCTACGAGGCGCTGCGCCAGCGCTACCGCGCGGCCTTCCAGCGCTTCGAGCGCGAGGGCCGCATCGACGAGGCCGTGTTCGTGCTCTCCGAGTTGCTCGGCGCGCACGCGGAGGCCGTCGCCTTCCTGGAGAAGCACGGCCGCTTCCAGCTCGCCGCGGAGCTCGCCGAGGGCCGCGCCCTGGACCCGACCATCGTCGTGCGCCAATGGTTCCTCGCGAAGGACCCCCAGCGCGCGGTGGCCATCGCCCGACGCAGCGGCTGCTTCGCGCACGTGGTGGTCCGGCTGGAGCGCACGCACCCCGAGGAGGCCCGCGCGTTGCGGCTCCTCTGGGCGCAGGAGCGCGCGGACGCGGGCCATTGGGCGATGGCCGTGCATGTCATCTGGCCCGTGGTGGAGCAGCGGGAGCTGGCGCGCGAATGGCTGGAGCGCGGCGTCGAGGTCGGTGGCGGCATCGGCGCGCACCTGCTGGCCCGCTGGGCCTGCGCGCTCCCGGACGGCCTGTCCTCCACGCACGCTCGCGTGGCGGCCCTGCTGGACGACGAGACACCCCAGGGCGCCCAGGAGCGGCTCACGTTCGCCGAAGCCCTGTCCCAGGAGTCCGTCTCCGCCGCGCGCGCGACGCTGCTCCAGCCCACCGTGCGCGCCCTGCTGAAGGACCGCGCCGCGGGCCGCGCCCACGTCACCGTCGAGCTCCTCGAGCGACTGCTCAAGGAGCTGCTCGACGGCGCCTTGCGCGCGGACCTCCCCACGCTGCCCACGCAGCGCCTCGCGGCCTGGGGCTCGGACCCGAGCCTGCCTCCCGTCGTGGCGTCCGCCTCGCTCGCCGACGCGGGGCCTCACCTCATCCACGACGCCGTGGTGCTGTCCGGCGGCCGCGTGCTGCTCGCGCTGGGCGAGGCGGGCGCGGTGCTGCTCAACCCCGAGGGCCGCAGGCTCGCGCACCTGGATGTCCCCGCCTTCTCGCTGGTCGCCTCGCTGCACGCAGACCGCGTGCTGGCCCTGGCGCCCCGGGGCGAGCTGCATCGCGTGTCCCGCGTCGACGTGATGTCACGCAAGGCCACGCACTGGTGCGACCTCGCCATGGAGAGCTGGGCGCCCACCTACGACGGCGGGAGCTGGTTCGTCGTGTCCGGCCACACGGTGATGATGCTGGACGCCCAGGCCCCCGACGCGCGGGCCCTGTGGCGCGTGGCGGAGGTGCCCGGCACCGTGCGCTCCCTCGCCGTGGACGATTCGTGGCTGAGCTTCACCACCAGCCACCTGGAGCGCTGGACCTACGAGCTGCACAACGGCCCCACGCTGCGCGCGCGCGGACCGCTGGTGTCGGGGCAGGCGGAGCAGGTGCTGGGGCTGCGCTCCTGCGCGCTCACCCCGGACGGCGAGGCCCGCGCGGCCGTGCTCAGGGTCGACGATGGAGGACCCCTGTTCCGCCGCGTCGACTGGCTGTGGCTGCCACCCACCATCCCCCGTCAGGCCACGCCGTGGGTCTCCGACGCGGAGCTCGGCGAGCCCGTGCACCAGGTCCTCACCCCGACGTGGCGCGCGGAGGTGGTGCGCTGCCTGGAGGGCTGGGACGCGCGACTGCTCGACGCCCGCGGTGTCCTGCGCGCCCGGCTCACCCTCACCTTCGAGGGAGACACGCCGCCGCGCGTCCGGCTGGGCCACTCGACGCTGCTCGTGTACGACGTGCACGGCCGCGTGCTGTGTCTGGACCTGGTGCACGGCACCGTGCGCCACGTCATCGCCACGTGA